The window ATGAACTGCACCCAGAATGAGGAGAAATAAAAACCAGTCCTACGACCAATGCTCAACAATTGCATGCTCTCACACACtaatgggcctccttccctgtgaagcagtcaagtttagttggtttcttctactACGGACTACACAAAAAAACCTTTATGATTGCAGTCCATGGATCCCCTTATATGTGCTGTGCACCCCCCCAAGCTAGGGATGGGGGTAATATGGCCTCCAttaagaatggctgctttagaacACTGCACATCCAAAATAGTTAAAATATTCACAGCAAAACAATAGTTAGAATGTCACTGAAGCTTTGTTGTATTAGAACATGAATCTTTCCTCAAATTAGCTCCATAACATCAGTATGCGGTACAcagcactgcagcacagaaacttgacaaaaaatggaggaacaactgTTAAAGCCATTTCACTGTCTTTTTCCAcagtcaattcagttcagtttaTGAGGAGGCCTCAAACCACAagtgaaaataaattttcagaaATCTTCACAAAGGACATACAAGTTGGTAAATAATCTCAATCACACTGACAGCATGGTCCAAAACACAAAAGAAATAAATAGgtgttaaaaagattttttttcaattcagAAGGCTCTGGGGTGTTGCAGAAAATGGATGTACAGGTTAATGGGAACATTTGGGATTAGGACGGTGCAGTGGAGAAATAAACATCTGCATGGACAGGTTGCCCCAAGGTGCTTGTTTCCACATTGTAACACCCCACAGGGAAGTGATGATGCTTGAATTGAAAGATCCAGCATCCTTCATCTGAATGAAGATAAAGTGCAAAGCAAAGagaaaaatacacacaaatggCACTATTTAATGCTGCTCTATGTATGATTGtaataaattattcaaatcaaCACTGTCCAAGGTGGATGATGGGAAAAGCAGTTTAGAATAGTATTTTGCTCTACGATGTCTGGCCAGAATGTGATGCCCAAATTAACCTAAAAATTCTTTGCTTGTACATGATCCGTACCCTTCAGTTCCCTGCATATTCAAGTATCCATCTAGAAGCCCCTTAAATTCTTCTAATGCGTCCGCTTCCCACTTTTCCTGGCAGCCCTTTCTAGGAGCCGTGCCCTGCACACTTCCTTtgaactccctcccccccccaataaaAAAGCCACATTTAAAGACATGTGCCATACATAACAATTATTATGTCAATAATCAACTATTCGCATACCTAAGTGACAGCGGATCCGCACATTTGTGGGGCCATAGTGTTCAGTGATGAGCGTTTCTGGGCTTAGCACAGAGAAACAGGCATTCCCAAAGACATTATTACTGATGAAAGTGCGAAGACTGCCCAATAACCGGTACGTCCGAGGGCACTTTCTGCAATTACTGGGAAGGCAGATGCCCTGGTTAACCAGATAGAAGGTGAACCAATCGCCTCTTGGGGTAGTGTTCACCTTCCAGCCCTGTGGAAGGCTGCAGTTTGAGAATGCCTTGAAAATCAACTCGAATTCGGCAAGGATGGCTTGGTAGTTTCTCTCCAGCAACTCCACATCGTGCTTCTGAGCATCTCTGGAAAAATAAGGAGTTGTCGGCAAATCAGGCAGGAAGAAAACTTCTGGTTTCTGAATGGATGGCCTGTTGTTCAAATATCGGCTTTGTTCCCTGATTCCTTTGTGGATCCGTCCCATTCCTGACCATGAGTAGTGCTTGGCATACTCCTGCAGATTGTGATAAAGTTTCTGATTGCGCCCCTCATTATGAGTGCACCTTATGCAATCAGCAGATTGGCAACTTGCATAACCATTTTGCAATCCACTCATGTCCGTGCTCTGCATCATGGCATTCACTGGTGTGTGGCTGCGGGGCTGCTCACTGCCGATGTGGTAACAGTACCATACAAAAAGCCCCAAGATACAGGCAAAGGTGGTCACTGCAGTTACATCACACTCTCTCATTGCTTGCACGCTCGCCAAGAGCAAGCCCTTGATTTGGTCCAGTGTCAAGTCCCAGTCTATTAACCATTCAATCAACATATTCAAGAGATTCTTGTTAGATTGCTGTAGCAAGGCAATGTTGTCAGCCCTTGACTTCTGCATAGGCATCCACACCATGCAGTGTTAGTAATCTTCTATGTAGAAGAAAAGCAGTTGTGGTCTAATTGACAGGCAAAGATGGCATTTTGGCTCCAAAGCAGTATACTGGCAGCCAGGAAACATTTAGTCTGTCTGCTTGTCTCATAGAACATACACATAACCGAGATCTTCCTGCTGCATAGGAGAAACCAGCAAGCCTCGATTTAAATTGTTGTATTATGGAGCATTGGGTTATAAATCAGCATTGCTAAATGCTCCAGATCCTACAAACGAGAACACAAAACAAGATACATACTCATTAGTTCTGTAACAAACTGGATTCAAAGAATATTACAAACAAGTCTAGCATTCAAACATTGTTTTAAATCAGCCTTTTCACACTGCATATATTGTTAATGCCAGGAGTGAGTTTGCAAAAATGGAGAACTGAGCACTTGACATTACAGTATAGAACATGCCagtgaaataaaaatgttaatgaaATGGCATTTTAAaacaatcattttaaaatgataaaagTATAGAATAAAGAAAGGATGCAAAATTGACAAAAAGTATGCAGGTAGAAATCATTTGGTCTTGCATCAAACTAACTAAAAACTGTGAACTTCAATCATTCCAATTACAGACAAGAAGACAAATTACTCACTAACCTTTGATTGTCACTAGCTTGGAAAACATTGGACTTGGAGAAGAGCCTTCATGTAGTGACATTTCCAAACAGTTTCTGGATTCTAGGAAGTGCAGGCTGTGAAAATGGGAGTTGCTACAGCAACCAATTGCATTAGAGGTTGCAACTACTATATGGAGGAGGGCATGCAGTTTTTTTAAGGCTATGCTAGGTACCATTTATGACAGCTGCTTTATCTTGGCAAGTTTGAGCTTCTTTAATGTTGCTTAACAGACACTTATACTCTGGATTTGCACTTTAAACAACACACAGGATTTGGGAAGTCAAAGTgaattttccttcatccatttcACGAAAATTAATCATTGTCAATTTCCCAGGTTAGGTGATTCCACAACTAGGGGACACAGATTCAAGATTGGAGGGGCTGAGATTCAAGAGAGACCTTACGGAAAAACCTTTTTATACAGAAGGTAGACTGTacttggaatgagctgctagagacTACTGGAGAAGTGAGCATTCGAAAGGCATTTGAACAGATCTATGCATAGGAAAGGATGTACTTTATTTCTTTATACGAAGAATGATATCGACCAAATGCAGATAAATGGAGTCAGCTTTGGAAATAAGCGATATTTTATCAGTAACAAAATATTATGAACCTGAGAAATAATACAGAATGCAGCTGATTAGAGATTACAAAATAATTATACCAGAGATAAGGGATgaaggagctggggaatctgcaGCACATAATAACTAAAGTAGGAGGGGAATAATTTTCAGTGCAGTCCACTTAAATCTAACAGTCTACTTTAGCACAATGGGTTCCAATGCAATGCTGGATATTATTTATCTAATTATTGATTTTTGCTGAATGAACTGGTCTTGCTTTGGTTATGGAGTTTGCAAATCAAggtcaaacaatgagctgctggaggaactgagtgcatcatacagcatccattggttgaaatggtcaatcaatgtttcagatctgGTACCTTTATTGAGACCCTTTATTGGGAACTTaatagagtccacgctgctgaagatccagctgcactgggtgggtcacatctccagaatggaggaccatcgccttcccaagatcgtgttatatggcgagctctccactggccacagtgacagaggtgcaccaaagaaaaggtacaaggactgcctaaagaaatctcttggtgcctgccacattgaccactgccaatgggctgatatcgcctcaaaccgtgcatcttggcgcctcacagtttggcgggcagcaacctcctttgaagaagaccgcagagcccacctcactgacaaaaggcaaaggaggaaaaacccaacacccaaccccaaccaaccaattttcccctgcaaccgtgtctgcctgtcccgcatcggacttgtcagccacaaacgagcctgcagctgacgtggacatttaccccctccataaatcttcgtccgcgaagccaagccaaagaaagaaagaagagaaagaatgCTTGTGAATATAAAGAACAGGATTGCTTCATATTTTAATTGCTTCCATGATCCTTTTAAAAATCACCTGACGTAAATAGGATTTCAGCCATTTAATTTTgagacagagtatttagaggtggtttgggaggagtgGCCAGAGCAGCTTGCGCgcgcacacattttaaaacacagaatatttgcaggacttttgcagaatgttttttgcaggacttttgcagaatgttttttgcaggacttttgcagaatgttttttgcaggacttttgcagaatgttttttgcaggacttttgcagaatgttttttgcaggacttttgcagaatgttttttgcaggacttttgcagaatgttttttgcaggaggcaacaaagtaccAATGGCAggagcttgcctgggagagcatgtgatcttggcaggcagaggagaagaattttgctctcagagagggagggtgtgaaacagatagaggagtcacagaaattatttccagggCAAAGCTGGCACACTTTGGAAGGCTgactggtcaaaggagaacattggtgatctgaaaggtgacctgaaagaaagaggatcatctggagaaccctgaagggggcaagtttcgtcagcaagactgattgagaaggaatcagttgaggatgtcctggaaaaggaatctctctctgcaaaccagcaagaaccctcctgagtggtatccatttgcctgttaagcaccaaagactggtgaactttgttaatgctaacttatgtgcctgcaaccagtgagattggactgtgatccaaagaacttttctaatcttaaatatacattacacacttagtattggggggggggggggaaattaagtaagtaggttaagtaataagttaaagttaattctgttttcttgttcaaatatatttaaaaactacttttttttttaagtaaccctgtgttgtagtgAATATcctttgctgctggtttttgggatcCTCCGGACTCCGTAACAATTTCCTTTCTAACCACTACTGCTTCTGACAATGTTTTATCAAAAATCTTCACATCATGAGGCATAGGATCTACCCTGATCTCACTGAAGAGTGGAATAAGTCATAGtctaacagcacagaacaggctttttggctcaacttgtccatACCAATCAAGTTGGCGTTTTGGGCTGGCCCCTTTTGTCCACATCATTCTCAGCCCCTCCCATTCATGAATCTGTCCAAACATCAAAGCCATCTCACTTTAGCAGTCTCATTTGGCAGCTTATCCTTGACACAAACTGCTCTGAATGAAAAAGTTGGCCCTCTAAAATCTCTTttctctcatcttaaaccaataccctcttgtcctagaatcttgGGAAATAGACTGCAACTATTTACTTTATCTAAGCCGGTCATGATTTTATCAACCTCTGTAAGAATCCACTCTCCTCAGCATCTATGCTCCAATAAATGAAGACCTAGTCTATCTAACCTCTCTCTATAACCCTCTAATCCCAATAACAAACTGGTGAATCtcatctgcaccttttccaatttattaaTATCATGCCTAAAGCTGGGCAGCCAGAAGTGTACACAGTACTACTCCTTGTGTGGTCTCATCATTGCGCTGTATAGCTGAATCATGAGGGCCTAATTTTGGAACTCAATTCCCTGCCTAATAAAAACAAGCATGTCAAATAACAACTTTATCACTTTGTCAACTTGAGTTGACATTTTGAGGGAACTATGCATGTGCACCCAGAGGATTATCTGTTCTGCAGCACTCTCCAGGCCCCTACTGTGCAAGTCCAACAAAATGCAGACTTACAAAAATGCAGCAACTCACACTTGTCAAGAgttcaattccatttgccactccttggtCTGTTTTCCCAACTGATCTAGATTCTGTTGTAAACCTCAATATCCTTGGTGCTGGATGTACtaatcctgcttctatttcttctgCTCCTATTCAGTTACACATTTAGTGTAgcatgatgctattacagcaccagcgacccagattcaaatctgccGCTGTCCGAAAGAAGCTTGtaagttctcccagtgtctgtgtgggtcttacccaggtgctccggtttcctcctaccctccaaaacatatgggattgtaggtcaatgtgggtgtaattgggcagcatggatttaaaTGGCTTCACTATTCCATTTGCTCCACTGATGGTAGGAGTATTTTCTGTCTTGCACAGAAGTTCCAGCACATGACATGTTCATAGGCCAAAGGTGCTGATGTCCTGACAAGAAATGCGGGAATGCCTGCCAGAAAAGTCTGATTTAGCAACTTTATTCTAAAGGGTTAATAGGGCATCACTCACCCACATAAATTGAGACATTTTTCCACCCATCAAAATGTTATGTGCTAATATTCTTTAAGATCAATGACATAACTCAATTTCATAACATGTTATTTAACAGCTGCATGGCACTTTGAAGATTATAATACTGACCGcttgcatttaaaaaaagcacCAATTAAATTGTCacacagtgagtgaatgagtaaATGGCTTCAATTTGTCATGCAGTAACCCATCCTTATGCTCGTAGTGTGTAATCTGAAGGTTAAAAACAAAAACCTCATCTTTAAAAACCTGCAAGATTCACAATGTTGGGAAGTAAACAACCTCTTattgagaaaaaaaagaatctgaagGTCACAGTGGTTCAAACAGAAATGATTATGATCCTACCTAATTAACACCCCTTTATAAAACAGTACATCGCAATggagatttcaaactacaattaAAACATTGCTTAACTATAATTTCCATAAAGAGGATTAAATAATACAATTTCCATAAAGAGGATTAAATAATGCATTTCCCAAGTCTATAACCTCCATCCAGAAGGAAGAGGACAGTGTGCAAATTGGAACATcatcacctccacactttgctgaAAGTCACACACCACCTCATATGTAAAAAACATTTCCATTCCTTCATGGTCActggtctaaatcctggaactccctatcAACAGTATTGTGGAGTACTTTCACCACTTGGACTGCAGCAGGTCACAGTTGGAGTTTATTACCATCTCAATGGAAACTGGATTAGGGCAAGAAAAAGATGGATTTGCCAGATATATAGACAAAATgtatatctctttggcttggcttcgcggatgaagatttatggaggggtaaagtccacatcagctgcaggctcgtttgtggctgacaagtccgatgcgggacaggcagtcacggttgcagcggttgcaagggaaaatgggttggttggggttgggtgttgggtttacataaataaacaaacaaacagaCTTTTGAAGCACGTTTGATTCTGAGACTACAATAAAAAGTGTATCAGGACAACTGAAGTAACACCAAGGGAGTTACAGCAAACAATGGTAAGTTAAGTATTTCAAGGGAAGATCACTGAAATGACTTTTTTGTGAAAATTTGTAAGTACAATTTCTCATATAGAAAATTGTCAAATCGAAACCATAAACACATGAATTTACTTGGATATGTTCACCACTTCTGGAGTCATGAACCAATTTACCAAAATACAAGATCCTACAAAATAGAAATCATATAAAATAAAAACAGCTCACAAGATAAATACTGCAAGGACAAAAGAGAGTATTTCCAGTTCTTCTTCAGTATATGTTgagcattttttttctccttggaaGACTGGGCTATGACCTCTCATAAGAAAGGCAGCACCTTGTCAATCCAGTTGCCCATCAATAAGGCACTCAAGATTGACCCAGATTCTTGCTCAGAGGACTTTAGAAAGGGACTTGACAGATAAACCTCAGACTTGGGAATGAAAACTGTGCACCAACAGGTTTAAAGATAGTATCTTTGCCACAGTCATTAGGCTCTGGAACTAACCTCATGCTCCCCTTGGCTTGGTACTACATTTCTTTTGTTTCCCATTGTACTCTGAACTCAGAGAAATGCAAGTTTCATTGACCCAAAACATgaatcctctttctctctctatattTACTCACCTTCCTCTACCAAACGTCCATGtctattatttcagatttccaccatttgcagtttttaaaaaaaattggtagaACTTTCTAACAGCAGGGAACGGGGGAATTGGGCTTTGCAACCTTTGTATTACTCACAACCTATTACTTCAAGTCCTACTGAATAAGTTTCAGGAGCAAGAATCCTGGATTGAACCACTTTTGCATTAAGTAGCAGTAAAGGAATGAACTATAATGCAAGCAAACCAAAAATTCTACAGTGAATCAACATTATGAATTTATTATAGATATTTTGAAACCTCTCCATAGTGGAAGAGCAAAATGCATTCAATCTTACACGAGAAAAACAAGCTCTTCTAAAAAGGTTTCATGACAAAAAGAAAACTCTTTCTGCGATGAAATGAACATTTATTCATTTGTTCGCTTGGAGGGCCAACTCGTCCGTTTTCAGCATTACATGTGCATTGTACCTGCACCAGCATCAAGGCTTGCATTTGCAGTCTGGCCTTGCTCAGAAacaggagggaagggggtgggtgttGACACACACCtgtgacctccccccccccccaaccacacacCACAATAAAGTACTATCATGCTCACCCCTTTTTGCAGGTGAGGAAACCGATCAGGCCCGAGTTTGATCCTGCATTAACGAGATACAGGGAGATAGGAGGAAAGGACAGAATATTGCTATCAATACAAGCTGAGTCGCGGCTAGGCTGCAAATACATTGGTGACTGCATCTCTCCAACATAAAAATCAAAGATGACTGCATTtatacccttcccccccccctccagcttTCCCACCCAATGCAGAGACAGTGCCCACCTGAATAATGCCACCGACCCGATTCATTAATCTGCAGATTCCTCTCGCCAGCCAGCCGTGACGTCATGGCGTCGCTCACCCCGGCCAGCGAGAGCCCCCGTGACGCAATCGCGTTGCGCGAACGGCCTCGCCCAGCTCCTCCCTCTGCCACTTTCCTGACGTCTGGGACTTCCAGCCGTTTCCCTGGTGATTGTGACCCCTCCGCTCGGTCCTGGCTTGGAGATTCAAACCTTCTCTCTCCTCTGGGCAAAGGCACCTTTTTGTTCCACTTTACCTATCATTTTCTCTTCATGAATGAGTTCTCCGCTCTTTGTGGCTCTGAAGTTAAGACGCCGTGAATGCTGACTTCAGCCAACACCGCATCTACCGTAACACGGCAAGTAGATGAAAAACTACAACTCCCGGCGATTATTCCTTATCTCCACTGCGCAAGCGTATTGCCGGGGCACATGACAGTTTAACAGGCCTCCTGCAACCGCGCCCCTTGAAGGGTCGCAGAAAAATTGCAGCTCTAGTCTTTTGCAGCTTGAATATCTGTCATATGAATGCaggcaaagaaaaaaatagatacacAGTGTGACGTTTCTTTAATTATAATAAATaatcttgggttcttttaaaacaactacatTAGCTAAAGCACACGATCATCTTGAAGCTGCAACAACTAGTCACCAACTCCCTCAGGAGTGTCACTAGCACTCCATCACAACATCCCTTTTCCTTGAGATATTTAGCAACATGACATACTAATacagttttcatttcaatttaaagtttaaCACAAATGTAAGtgcaaacatcagcagcacaaactttttaagtgtgcagttctttttccttTTGAGATTcaatctgtcaggtgctttgataacgcgtgtcgatcttcttaacacaggtgcttgtgttggctctgctggtccactaccgtCTAGcgctggtggtgtttcctctgttcctgtgcagctggatcttcatttGTTCCTGCAATGTCTCGAGAATTTTCAgcaattccttctcagtattttactatcctctgttctgacagtgcagAATCTTGGATTTACTGCctccagaacagtagcctttttgtcctaggtgttggaatctctgagtctcactgtgtcacgtGGTGCCAGTGTGTTTTATAGtagaataatgtgaactattttgtaaccgtgtaagaatacacccttctcactgtagtaactgtaatgCACCATTGTggagtgtatgtatatgtgtgtggggagtagtttcctgagatggtgaaagacatcagtaagtaaaggcTCTTCTGTTATTGTTtattgcatctctaagttatttaagaatcctCCCAAGTATCAcacagtggccctaagcttcttgctgacttgccatagtttgctttttgtcttcaatacagatgcttttgtttccattcaacatcttcaacatctctgttcttgtttggatctgcagagtagggaagtgtggtgtgtaATCTACATCGCATCAGAAGGTCATAccatgttcaagtggcgaagCTCTGTAACTGAATAACGCTAGATGCAGATCTGAGCCActatcttgtgctttcttgagcaactatttaactatgtgaactcctttctctgctttgctgtttgactgtggatgcagaggacttggtCACATGTCAGAAAGCATACTCTTCAGCAaggttctggaattctctacaactgtagcatggtccattgtcactgtagacaatttgaagaattccgtgtcttgcaaagatcaatttcatatatttgatcacacatgCAGCAGACATAAtagaagcagcacaatctctggatagttcgatagataatcaacaaccagcaagtaattctttaattctatgtggaacagatcagtcccaacttacTGCCATAGTTCCACTTgtaagtcagttattatcatgggttcctttgtctgctttgcatgatatttcaaacagatcacacagcttgaaaccatcctgtcaatgtcagcattttatCTCCGGCCATTAAAGAGCAGTTCTggtcctcctcttgcatttttcaattccaaggtgtccctcatgcacccttttgtCACAGTGACTGAGGAATGACAATTGTACTCTGTCTGAGTAggagcccattgacaacactcagctcagctctgatctTGTAGTGTAGCTGACATTTACCTCtagccatccttcattcagattcttgatgaccttctgtagaactgcatccttttctgtttcagctgtgatctgcttggatttcatgtcagatacgggagGAGATTTAGTGATCAGATCACATAGAGATTcactcattgtgtgcttcactctgcgttgatgccctggataatgcatcagctaacacaataagtttccctggtgggtacaccaattcaaagtcataactttgtagcttcatcatcagtctttggattctcggtgacatttcactgagattttcctTGATTATTGTTATTAATGGCTTGTGATCTGTCTCTGCTATGAATGTtgaatttctcaagtccatagaccagacctagatcTGTGCACATCGACATTCAGATATGGTCATGGTCATTGATGCATGTGCTACtgacctccaatcttctcccacagccttaagtagtacagcacctattcgatcttttgaagcatccatgGATATTTTTGTCTTTCTGGGTGCATGaaagaatgtcaaaagtacttgttctgtagttagaatggtctctagtcatccccattctttctCTTGGTTGTCTATTTACTTGAATTCACAAATGTCCTGTACATTGTTTAGGAAGACAGATTTGGTGTGAATTTACCAGTGAAATTGCCTTTTTTGTTAGTGGGTCTGGGGATCTCTAAAATTGTTttcacctcactcttgtctgcctCTACTCCTGTCTcagacagtttatctcccaaaaaaggtgatttccttcacaccaaactgacatttttcccctgtttaactttaatcgatacttctggatgtgttgaggcactttgatgagcctctcgttgTGTTATTCTTGTGTGgacatgtcatccatgtacacacatgccccatttatgccttctatgatgtgctccattgtcctgtggaacacttctggagctgaggaaattccaaaaggcattctcagacaggagtatcagaaaaatgatttattaaatatacagtattttgtgctattatcataaagttttattttccagaagccctgggatgcatccaatttagttaAAAACTTTGCACTTGTAATTTCA of the Narcine bancroftii isolate sNarBan1 chromosome 4, sNarBan1.hap1, whole genome shotgun sequence genome contains:
- the asphd2 gene encoding aspartate beta-hydroxylase domain-containing protein 2, translating into MVWMPMQKSRADNIALLQQSNKNLLNMLIEWLIDWDLTLDQIKGLLLASVQAMRECDVTAVTTFACILGLFVWYCYHIGSEQPRSHTPVNAMMQSTDMSGLQNGYASCQSADCIRCTHNEGRNQKLYHNLQEYAKHYSWSGMGRIHKGIREQSRYLNNRPSIQKPEVFFLPDLPTTPYFSRDAQKHDVELLERNYQAILAEFELIFKAFSNCSLPQGWKVNTTPRGDWFTFYLVNQGICLPSNCRKCPRTYRLLGSLRTFISNNVFGNACFSVLSPETLITEHYGPTNVRIRCHLGLKVPNNCELVVGGEPQCWADGRCLLFDDSFLHTAYHGGSAEDGPRVVFMIDLWHPNVAATERQALDFIFSPAR